The Arachis duranensis cultivar V14167 unplaced genomic scaffold, aradu.V14167.gnm2.J7QH unplaced_Scaffold_232527, whole genome shotgun sequence genome contains a region encoding:
- the LOC107461899 gene encoding LOW QUALITY PROTEIN: probable ribosome biogenesis protein RLP24 (The sequence of the model RefSeq protein was modified relative to this genomic sequence to represent the inferred CDS: inserted 2 bases in 1 codon), whose product MRLEKCWFCSSTVYPGHGIQFVRNDAKIFRFCGSKCHKNFKMKRNPRKVKWTKAYRRVHGKDMTQDSTFEFERKRNKPERYDRNLAENVLKAIPKIDKIRVTREERHHKNRMKGNKVKVQREATKELEQGXPKIKVMVSQQQSQQNQPMEE is encoded by the exons ATGAGATTGGAGAAGTGTTGGTTTTGTTCCTCAACGGTATATCCTGGTCATGGAATCCAGTTCGTTCGTAATGATGCCAAG ATTTTTCGATTTTGCGGGTCTAAATGCCATAAGAACTTTAAAATGAAGAGGAACCCTCGTAAGGTCAAATGGACCAAGGCATATCGAAGAGTGCATGGAAAGGATATGACACAG GATTCAACGTTTGAATTCGAGAGGAAGCGGAACAAACCTGAGAGATATGACAGGAACCTTGCTGAGAATGTGCTTAAGGCCATTCCTAAGATTGATAAGATCAGAGTCACCAGAGAGGAGAGACACCATAAGAATAG GATGAAGGGAAACAAGGTGAAGGTGCAGAGGGAGGCGACGAAGGAGTTGGAGCAGGG ACCAAAGATCAAAGTCATGGTTTCCCAACAGCAATCACAGCAGAATCAACCTATGGAAGAGTGA
- the LOC127739599 gene encoding uncharacterized protein LOC127739599, whose amino-acid sequence MASMAARRSSSTIVRTICRATAKSTAGRSSSSSFPLRDSNLGIRHNNNRIAPARFSLLRRELSSLKPLHTAIASSYLVSKLPTEATTSSQGRFANYVSPI is encoded by the coding sequence ATGGCTTCAATGGCAGCAAGAAGATCCAGCAGCACAATCGTGCGAACCATCTGTAGAGCCACTGCGAAATCGACGGCAGGGAGGTCATCATCCTCGTCCTTCCCTTTGCGCGATTCCAATCTCGGTATTCGGCATAATAACAACCGTATCGCTCCGGCGAGGTTCTCGCTCCTCCGAAGAGAATTGAGCTCCTTGAAGCCATTGCACACAGCCATTGCTTCATCTTACCTTGTTTCCAAGCTTCCCACCGAAGCTACCACCTCCTCACAAG